In Amaranthus tricolor cultivar Red isolate AtriRed21 chromosome 3, ASM2621246v1, whole genome shotgun sequence, a single window of DNA contains:
- the LOC130809245 gene encoding 6-phosphogluconate dehydrogenase, decarboxylating 1-like, which yields MAPPTRIGLAGLAVMGQNLALNIAEKGFPISVYNRTTSKVDETVERAKREGDLPLYGFHDPESFVNSIQKPRVIIMLVKAGAPVDDTIKTLSVYMEKGDCIIDGGNEWYENTERREKEMNAKGLLYLGMGVSGGEEGARHGPSLMPGGSFDAYKNIEDILLKVAAQVPDSGPCVTYVGKGGSGNFVKMVHNGIEYGDMQLIAEAYDVLKSVGKLSNEELKEVFAEWNKGELLSFLIEITADIFGIKDDKDEGHLVDKVLDKTGMKGTGKWTVQQAADLSVAAPTIAASLDSRFLSGLKEERVEASKVFKAGGIDNIFVDQEVDKKKLIDDVRQALYASKICSYAQGMNLIRAKSVEKGWDLKLGELARIWKGGCIIRAIFLDRIKKAYDRNPNLANLLIDPEFSKEMIERQSAWRRVVCLAINSGISTPGMSTSLAYFDSYRRERLPANLVQAQRDYFGAHTYERIDISGAFHTEWFKLAKQSKI from the coding sequence ATGGCTCCGCCAACCAGAATCGGTCTAGCTGGTCTAGCTGTTATGGGTCAGAATCTTGCCCTTAACATTGCTGAAAAAGGCTTCCCAATCTCTGTTTACAACCGAACCACGTCAAAGGTTGACGAGACAGTTGAACGAGCCAAACGAGAAGGAGATCTTCCGCTCTATGGATTTCATGACCCTGAATCCTTTGTCAATTCAATCCAAAAACCCCGTGTCATAATTATGCTTGTTAAGGCTGGTGCTCCAGTTGACGATACCATCAAAACATTGTCTGTCTATATGGAGAAAGGAGACTGTATCATCGATGGTGGTAACGAGTGGTATGAGAATACcgagagaagagagaaagaaatgAACGCGAAAGGACTCCTTTACCTTGGAATGGGAGTCTCCGGTGGTGAAGAGGGTGCAAGACATGGACCCTCCTTGATGCCTGGTGGCTCGTTTGATGCGTACAAAAACATCGAGGACATTCTTCTTAAGGTAGCTGCCCAGGTTCCCGACAGTGGCCCGTGTGTAACATATGTTGGAAAAGGCGGCTCAGGCAACTTTGTTAAGATGGTTCACAATGGAATCGAATACGGTGACATGCAGTTGATTGCAGAGGCTTACGACGTGCTGAAATCAGTCGGAAAACTCTCGAACGAGGAGTTGAAGGAAGTTTTTGCCGAGTGGAACAAAGGAGAGCTTCTTAGCTTCTTGATCGAGATTACTGCTGATATATTCGGAATCAAAGATGACAAAGACGAAGGGCATTTGGTTGATAAAGTGTTGGATAAAACCGGCATGAAGGGTACCGGAAAATGGACAGTTCAGCAAGCTGCTGATTTATCCGTTGCTGCCCCTACGATTGCAGCATCTTTGGACTCGAGGTTTCTCAGTGGTCTAAAAGAGGAAAGAGTTGAAGCTTCAAAAGTCTTCAAAGCTGGTGGGATTGACAACATTTTTGTGGACCAAGAAGTCGATAAGAAGAAACTGATCGATGATGTTAGGCAAGCGCTTTACGCTTCAAAAATATGTAGCTATGCACAAGGAATGAACTTGATTCGTGCAAAGAGTGTCGAGAAAGGATGGGACTTGAAACTCGGGGAGCTTGCTAGAATATGGAAGGGTGGTTGCATTATTCGCGCTATATTTTTGGATCGCATCAAGAAGGCATATGACAGGAACCCAAATCTTGCAAACCTCTTAATCGATCCAGAATTTTCGAAGGAGATGATTGAGCGACAATCTGCTTGGCGAAGGGTTGTCTGCCTTGCGATCAATTCTGGTATCAGCACCCCCGGTATGTCAACCAGCCTTGCTTATTTCGATTCGTATAGGAGGGAAAGGCTGCCTGCTAATTTAGTGCAGGCCCAAAGAGATTATTTCGGAGCTCACACCTATGAAAGGATCGACATATCTGGTGCATTCCATACCGAATGGTTCAAACTCGCTAAGCAATCCAAGATCTAA
- the LOC130809244 gene encoding 2,3-bisphosphoglycerate-independent phosphoglycerate mutase has product MGSSEFSWKLADHPKLPKDKILAMIVLDGWGEANPDKYNCIHVAETPVMDSLKQGAPDKWRLIRAHGTAVGLPSEDDMGNSEVGHNALGAGRIFAQGAKLVDNALASGKIFDGEGFNYIKETFETGTLHLIGLLSDGGVHSRLDQLQLLLKGVSDHGVKRIRVHILTDGRDVLDGSSVGFVETLEKDLELLRGKGIDAQIASGGGRMYVTMDRYENDWEVVKRGWDAQVLGEAPYKFKSAVEAVKTLRAETKANDQYLPPFVIVDDNGKAVGPVVDGDAVVTLNFRADRMVMLAKALEYENFDKFDRVRYPKIRYAGMLQYDGELKLPSHYLVSPPEIDRTSGEYLVHNGIKTFACSETVKFGHVTFFWNGNRSGYFNPEMEEYVEIPSDSGISFNVKPKMKALEIAEKARDAILSRKFHQIRVNLPNGDMVGHTGDVEATVVACKAADEAVKMILDAIEQVGGIYVVTADHGNAEDMVKRDKKGQPLLDKNGNIQILTSHTLQPVPIAIGGPGLAPGVRFCTDVPDGGLANVAATVINLHGLEAPGDYEPTLIEVVDN; this is encoded by the exons ATGGGAAGTTCAGAGTTTTCATGGAAATTGGCGGATCATCCAAAGCTGCCCAAAGATAAGATTTTGGCTATGATAGTGCTTGATGGTTGGGGTGAGGCCAATCCTGACAAGTACAATTGTATCCATGTTGCTGAAACTCCCGTCATGGATTCCCTCAagcag GGTGCACCAGACAAGTGGAGGTTGATTAGGGCTCATGGAACAGCTGTTGGGCTTCCATCAGAGGATGACATGGGCAACAGTGAAGTTGGTCATAATGCTTTGGGTGCAGGCCGTATTTTTGCTCAAGG AGCGAAGCTTGTTGATAATGCTCTTGCCTCTGGAAAAATCTTTGACGGTGAaggttttaattatattaaggaGACTTTTGAAACAGGCACGTTGCACCTCATTGGGTTGCTGAGTGATGGAGGTGTACATTCTCGGCTTGATCAGTTACAG TTGTTATTGAAAGGAGTTTCTGATCATGGTGTCAAGAGAATCCGTGTTCATATTCTTACTGATGGGCGTGATGTCTTGGATGGTTCTAGTGTTGGCTTTGTAGAAACCCTTGAGAAAGATCTTGAATTGTTACGGGGTAAAGGTATTGATGCACAAATTGCATCTGGTGGTGGTCGCATGTATGTTACAATGGATCGTTATGAG AACGATTGGGAGGTTGTGAAACGAGGTTGGGATGCCCAAGTGCTTGGTGAAGCCCCATACAAGTTCAAGAGTGCCGTTGAGGCTGTCAAGACATTGAGGGCGGAAACCAAGGCTAATGACCAGTATTTGCCTCCTTTTGTTATTGTGGATGACAATGGTAAGGCTGTCGGTCCAGTTGTTGATGGAGATGCTGTTGTAACTTTGAACTTCAGAGCTGATCGTATGGTTATGCTTGCAAAGGCATTGgaatatgaaaattttgataagtttGACAGAGTTCGATATCCAAAAATTCGCTATGCTGGTATGCTTCAGTATGATGGAGAGTTGAAGCTTCCTAGTCATTACCTTGTTTCTCCACCAGAAATCGATAGAACATCTGGGGAATATTTAGTTCACAATGGTATCAAGACATTTGCTTGCAG TGAAACAGTCAAGTTTGGACATGTCACCTTTTTCTGGAATGGTAATCGCTCGGGTTACTTCAACCCTGAAATGGAAGAGTATGTTGAAATTCCTAGTGACAGTGGCATTAGTTTCAACgtgaaaccaaaaatgaaggCTTTAGAGATTGCCGAAAAGGCCAGGGATGCCATTTTGAGTCGCAAATTCCATCAG ATTCGTGTGAACCTACCTAACGGGGATATGGTTGGCCATACTGGGGATGTAGAGGCTACAGTTGTGGCTTGCAAGGCTGCTGACGAAGCTGTCAAG ATGATTCTTGATGCAATTGAACAAGTTGGTGGAATATATGTCGTTACGGCCGATCATGGTAACGCTGAAGACATGGTGAAAAGGGACAAGAAAGGGCAGCCTCTACTCGATAAAAACGGAAACATCCAAATTCTAACTTCACACACATTACAACCG GTGCCCATTGCAATTGGCGGCCCCGGCCTTGCTCCTGGCGTTAGATTTTGCACGGATGTACCTGATGGTGGTCTAGCCAATGTCGCTGCCACGGTGATCAACTTACATGGACTTGAGGCACCCGGTGATTATGAGCCAACTCTTATCGAGGTTGTAGACAATTAG